The following DNA comes from Helicobacter sp. MIT 21-1697.
CTTGTAGTGAGATTTATGTAGATCAAGGCGCAGAATTTTTCCATTCAAGCGAGGATTATTTTGGCGGCGAGGGAGATAGATTCTTAGAAATATGGAATCTTGTGTTTATGCAATATGAGCAAAAAGATGGGGTAAGGACACCATTACCAAAGCCAAGCATTGATACAGGAATGGGATTAGAGCGCGTGGTAGCACTCAAAGAGGGCAAGATAAATAATTTTGATACTTCACTTTTTGCACCATTGATGAAAGTGATAGAAAAACTCACAGGCAAGAGATATTATCACGATGATGAGATGAGGGATAAACACGATTGGGCACAAGCAGAACTTGATTCTATTATGCACATTCAAGCCTCCTTTCGCGTGATAGCTGACCACGCTAGAAGTGTGGCATTTTTGCTTGCACAAGGAGTGAATTTTGATAAAGAGGGGCGCGGCTATGTCTTGCGTAGAATCTTACGCCGCGCAGTGCGACACGGCTATTTGTTGGGACTAAAAAAGCCATTTTTATGCGAAGTTGTAGAGGTGGTGTGTGAATCTATGGGAGGGCATTATAGCTATTTGCAAGAGCGCAAAGCAGCGATTAAGGAGCAATGCAAAGCGGAGGAAGAGCGATTTTTTGAAACCATAGAATCAGGAATGGCACTCTTTAGTGCAGAGTTAGAAAATCTAACAGGGGATTCAACCAAAGAGACAACACAATTATTTAGCGGCGAGGTGGCGTTTAAACTCTATGATACCTATGGCTTTCCGCTTGATTTAACACAAGATATGCTACGAGAGAATCATATAAGCGTGGATATGCGAAGCTTTGAGCGATGTATGAATGAGCAAAAATCGCGTTCTAAAGCGAGTTGGAAGGGAAGTGGAGATACTTTAAAAGAGGGCGATTTTAATGTGCTCTTGAGTACATTTGGACAAAATAAATTTGTCGGTTATGATAAAATGAGCGAATCTTGCAAGATTCAGGCTTTGCTAGATACTCATTTTAGAATAGTGGATACTTTAGAACCTAATTCTCAAGGTTGGGTAATGCTTAATGCTACGCCTTTTTATCCCGAATCTGGTGGTCCTGTGGGAGATAAGGGTGCATTGTATTCTACAAATAGGATTTTAGAATCTGCTCAAGCGCAGAAATTTGCGCAAGTGCTAGATACACAAAAATTCTTTGGGCTTAATCTCTCTAAGATAGAAACTCTAAGTGCTCTAAAGACAGGGCAGGAAGTCGTAGCAGAGGTAGATTGTGCGCGTTTTGAGATTATCAAACATCACTCGGCTACGCATTTATTGCATTTAGCATTGCGCACGATTTTAGGCTCACATATCGCTCAAGCAGGTAGTCTTGTGCAGTCTCATCGTTTGCGCTTTGACTTCTCGCACCCAAAGGCTCTAAGCGGTGATGAGATAGCGCGTATTGAAAGCTTTGTCAATGAGCAGATTCTGCAAGCAAATAGA
Coding sequences within:
- the alaS gene encoding alanine--tRNA ligase, with product MAQYDVREQYLDFFASKAHKVYDSMPLVPDDASLLFTNAGMVQFKDIFTGKIPTPTPPRATSSQLCIRAGGKHNDLENVGYTARHHTLFEMLGNFSFGDYFKKEAIAYAWAFVTQVLGFSKDVLYVTIHESDDEAYELWCEHIEPSRIKRMGDKDNFWQMGDSGPCGPCSEIYVDQGAEFFHSSEDYFGGEGDRFLEIWNLVFMQYEQKDGVRTPLPKPSIDTGMGLERVVALKEGKINNFDTSLFAPLMKVIEKLTGKRYYHDDEMRDKHDWAQAELDSIMHIQASFRVIADHARSVAFLLAQGVNFDKEGRGYVLRRILRRAVRHGYLLGLKKPFLCEVVEVVCESMGGHYSYLQERKAAIKEQCKAEEERFFETIESGMALFSAELENLTGDSTKETTQLFSGEVAFKLYDTYGFPLDLTQDMLRENHISVDMRSFERCMNEQKSRSKASWKGSGDTLKEGDFNVLLSTFGQNKFVGYDKMSESCKIQALLDTHFRIVDTLEPNSQGWVMLNATPFYPESGGPVGDKGALYSTNRILESAQAQKFAQVLDTQKFFGLNLSKIETLSALKTGQEVVAEVDCARFEIIKHHSATHLLHLALRTILGSHIAQAGSLVQSHRLRFDFSHPKALSGDEIARIESFVNEQILQANRQLCENMDIQAAKQKGAMALFGEKYGDIVRVVSFGDSIELCGGIHVSNTAEIGSFYIIKESGVSSGVRRIEAVCGAAAYHYGKNALNEIAHAKELLKAQDVAQGIIKLKNQLIEAKERASKAKQSVKSLDYEEINGVRLIVLKLDSVDANEAKEMVDRSKNENESVAILLLSESENKINIIAGVKNAPLKAGAWVREVAQILGGNGGGRDDFATAGGKDISKINEALDIAKGVAREILHKEIKR